A genomic window from Gossypium hirsutum isolate 1008001.06 chromosome D12, Gossypium_hirsutum_v2.1, whole genome shotgun sequence includes:
- the LOC121224108 gene encoding uncharacterized protein — protein MSKVLGFIRGYDHDTWLVNKNPLLSSGCRGKDIWRPPESDIIKLNFDASYLPEKKIAITAVLARDSRGKVAGTDTYLFEEVGDAFVAEARACERALLFARMMGFRRLIVEGRLTFWRWKDGEEEYAGTGLQVFRIL, from the exons ATGTCAAAGGTATTGGGATTCATTAGGGGGTATGACCATGATACTTGGTTAGTTAACAAGAATCCTCTTTTATCTTCTGGTTGTCGGGGCAAGGATATTTGGAGGCCTCCTGAATCTGATATTATCAAGCTTAATTTTGATGCGTCTTATTTACCGGAGAAGAAGATTGCTATAACAGCAGTATTAGCCAGAGATAGTAGAGGAAAGGTTGCAGGGACTGATACTTATCTGTTTGAGGAGGTTGGTGATGCTTTTGTGGCAGAAGCACGAGCTTGCGAAAGGGCGTTGCTATTCGCGCGTATGATGGGCTTTCGGCGTCTGATCGTGGAAG GGCGGCTCACGTTTTGGCGATGGAAGGACGGAGAAGAGGAATATGCGGGAACTGGATTGCAGGTATTCCGGATTCTGTGA